One genomic window of Streptomyces sp. WP-1 includes the following:
- a CDS encoding MFS transporter, translating into MTTDIPARLDRLPWSRWHWTIVIGLGTVWILDGLEVTVVGNIASRLAEPGSGLSITSGQITGMAAALYVAGACVGALFWGRLTDRYGRKKLFMITLAVYLVATALTAVSWEAWWFFLFRFLTGFGIGGEYAAINSAIDELIPARYRGRVDLIINGSFWLGAVGGSLLSILALNTGLLPMNVGWRLTFALGAVLALVILLVRRHVPESPRWLLIHGRDEEAEEIVTGIERQVEAEKGVRLPGTDARLAIQQRKSVTFREIAHTVFGRYRKRAVLGFSLFIGQAFLYNAITFGFGAILTKFFGVPTDRTGYYFAVIAVGNFFGPLLLGKLFDTVGRRVMISSTYLLSGLLLFGTAWLFDRGVLSATTLTACWCAVLFFASAGASSAYLTVSEIFPMETRAMSIAFFYALGTAAGGISGPLLFADLTGTGRVGDTVLAFCVGAALMCAAGLVAAALAVRAEGRSLEDVATPLTAVEQGAAPGPGAGTQGPPAVGRA; encoded by the coding sequence ATCACCACCGACATCCCGGCCCGCCTCGACCGCCTCCCGTGGTCCCGCTGGCACTGGACGATCGTGATCGGCCTCGGCACCGTATGGATCCTGGACGGCCTGGAGGTGACGGTCGTCGGCAACATCGCCAGCCGTCTGGCCGAACCGGGCAGCGGTCTGTCGATCACATCCGGCCAGATCACGGGCATGGCCGCCGCGCTGTACGTCGCGGGCGCGTGCGTGGGCGCGCTGTTCTGGGGCCGGCTGACCGACCGTTACGGCCGCAAGAAGCTGTTCATGATCACCCTGGCGGTGTATCTGGTGGCGACGGCCCTGACCGCGGTCTCCTGGGAAGCCTGGTGGTTCTTCCTCTTCCGCTTCCTGACCGGCTTCGGCATCGGCGGCGAGTACGCGGCGATCAACTCGGCGATCGACGAGCTGATCCCGGCCCGCTACCGGGGCCGCGTCGATCTGATCATCAACGGCAGTTTCTGGCTGGGCGCGGTGGGCGGTTCGCTGCTGTCCATCCTGGCGCTGAACACCGGCCTGCTGCCGATGAACGTGGGCTGGCGGCTGACCTTCGCGCTGGGCGCCGTACTGGCGCTGGTGATCCTGCTCGTACGGCGGCACGTCCCGGAGAGCCCGAGGTGGCTGCTGATCCACGGCCGGGACGAGGAGGCGGAGGAGATCGTCACCGGCATCGAACGGCAGGTGGAGGCGGAGAAGGGCGTCCGGCTGCCGGGGACGGACGCGCGCCTGGCCATCCAGCAGCGTAAGAGCGTCACCTTCCGGGAGATCGCCCACACGGTGTTCGGGCGGTACCGCAAGCGCGCGGTGCTCGGTTTCTCCCTCTTCATCGGGCAGGCGTTCCTGTACAACGCGATCACGTTCGGCTTCGGCGCGATCCTGACGAAGTTCTTCGGGGTGCCGACGGACCGTACGGGCTACTACTTCGCGGTCATCGCCGTCGGAAACTTCTTCGGCCCGCTGCTGCTGGGCAAGCTCTTCGACACGGTCGGCCGCCGGGTGATGATCTCCTCGACGTATCTGCTGTCGGGTCTGCTGCTGTTCGGCACGGCGTGGCTGTTCGACCGGGGCGTGCTCAGCGCGACGACGCTGACGGCGTGCTGGTGCGCGGTGCTCTTCTTCGCCTCGGCGGGCGCGTCCAGCGCGTATCTGACGGTGTCGGAGATCTTCCCGATGGAGACGCGCGCGATGTCCATCGCCTTCTTCTACGCCCTGGGTACGGCGGCCGGCGGCATCAGCGGCCCGCTGCTCTTCGCCGACCTCACCGGCACGGGCAGGGTCGGCGACACGGTCCTGGCCTTCTGCGTCGGGGCGGCGCTGATGTGCGCGGCGGGCCTGGTGGCGGCGGCGCTGGCGGTACGGGCGGAGGGGCGGTCGCTGGAGGACGTGGCGACGCCGCTCACGGCGGTGGAGCAGGGTGCGGCGCCGGGTCCGGGCGCGGGCACCCAGGGCCCGCCGGCGGTGGGCAGGGCGTGA
- a CDS encoding Hsp20/alpha crystallin family protein, translated as MLMRTDPFREFDRLAQQVLGSTNRPSAMPMDAYRSGDEFLVHFDLPGVAPETIELDVERNVLNVRAERCGPIPEDAQTVVAERPTGTFTRQLFLGDTLDTDRIDASYESGVLTLRIPIAERAKPRRIQISGGTPERKQLAG; from the coding sequence ATGCTCATGCGTACCGACCCGTTCCGCGAATTCGACCGACTCGCGCAGCAGGTACTCGGCAGCACGAACCGCCCGTCGGCGATGCCGATGGACGCCTACCGTTCCGGTGACGAATTCCTGGTCCACTTCGACCTCCCCGGCGTCGCTCCGGAGACGATCGAGCTGGACGTCGAGCGCAACGTCCTCAATGTCCGCGCCGAGCGCTGCGGCCCCATTCCGGAGGACGCTCAGACGGTGGTCGCGGAGCGGCCGACGGGCACGTTCACCCGGCAGCTCTTCCTCGGCGACACCCTCGACACGGACCGCATCGACGCCTCCTACGAGTCCGGTGTCCTGACCCTGCGCATCCCGATCGCCGAACGGGCGAAGCCGCGCCGCATCCAGATCAGCGGCGGCACCCCCGAACGCAAGCAGCTCGCCGGCTGA
- a CDS encoding DUF2267 domain-containing protein, which yields MGNPRAAEHARRIASKDLGAPEHTPKTTWENLTEAVRETGGYPTRAQAERLTRTVLTALGTHLTGDERVALAQSLPPEAGHLIASQIPLPHPLTAREFVDSLSTRIPDSTPATARWDVSSVLTALSTTIGPALTDQVLSQLPRGYALLFGRAELAAMA from the coding sequence GTGGGGAACCCGAGGGCGGCGGAGCACGCCCGGAGGATCGCCTCGAAGGATCTGGGGGCGCCGGAGCACACCCCGAAGACCACCTGGGAGAACCTGACCGAGGCCGTCCGCGAGACGGGCGGCTACCCGACCCGGGCGCAGGCCGAACGCCTCACCCGCACCGTCCTCACCGCCCTCGGCACCCACCTGACCGGCGACGAACGCGTCGCCCTGGCCCAGTCCCTGCCCCCCGAGGCCGGCCACCTGATCGCCTCCCAGATCCCCCTGCCCCACCCCCTGACGGCCCGAGAATTCGTGGACTCCCTGTCCACCCGGATCCCCGACTCCACCCCGGCAACGGCCCGCTGGGACGTCAGCTCGGTCCTGACCGCCCTCTCCACCACGATCGGCCCCGCCCTGACGGACCAGGTGCTGTCTCAACTGCCGCGAGGGTATGCGCTGTTGTTCGGAAGGGCGGAGCTGGCGGCTATGGCGTGA
- a CDS encoding DUF3427 domain-containing protein codes for MDGSEPIAGVYEKLITHDVRDQLARFEAAGWRAIDAEVSAESAPHVLARHIGDAVGQTLAQLPAEERVKVANRVLEALATAKPSDTSSADEASRATIVDGPRQLLTLAKQEAPGVYALRPLTPLSETSLITNSPEDLSLGAELRAELATADRIDLLCAFVKWYGIRVLEDSLRAARDRGVPIRVITTTYIGATDRQALDRLVQDFGATVKVNYEIRSTRLHAKAWLFRRKTGFDTAYVGSSNLSKAALLDGLEWNVRLSSVATPAVLNKFEATFDAYWNDPAFETYDPDLHGARLDEALAQASGVSSGAEVKISLSGLQVRPYPHQQDMLERLTVERELRDRHRNLLVAATGTGKTVMAALDYRNLCPREGGAARPRLLFVAHRKEILKQSLRTYREVLDDASFGELLHAGQDPREWNHVFASVQSLNVRRLEQLAPDHFDIIVIDEFHHATATTYRRVIDHFTPKELLGLTATPERMDGLNVQDEFFAGRIAAEMRLWEALENDLLCPFHYFGIPDGTDLTNLGWQQGSYTDRDLDNLYTGNHARARIVVKQIRDKVSNPGAMRALGFCVTKAHAHFMADFFRKVGFNAVALDSDSPAEVRSRALDDLRNGKLQVIFSVDLFNEGLDIPDVDTLLLLRPTNSATIFLQQLGRGLRRTPAKPVLTVLDFIGQHRAEFRFEEQFRALTNLSRNRLLEHIQHDFPQLPSGCQIILEGKSKDLVIENIRTQLGATVKTLMKEVKDYGTPRLADYLRESRREIKELYKSDNSWTTVLRRAGLMDGAASAAEAALLKRVHAFLHVDDPDRADAYLRLLQDDAPSYESLSPTDQSYARMLFFNLWDNAGGFTSYQEGLETLRTQRAFRDELRQVLAHVMEQADHVPLPLSGHLSKVPLRVHSAYNRSEILAALGVARFGGQMPRSFAQGVQWVEELQTDALLITLEKNERDFSPTIRYKDYALSQTLFHWESQNATAANSPTGLRYQHHEERGSHVLLFMRRYKNTDIGKPHPWMLLGPATYEQHTGSKPMAITWRLENHLPADVWTYAAINAG; via the coding sequence ATGGACGGGTCGGAACCGATCGCGGGCGTCTACGAAAAGCTGATCACGCATGACGTGCGTGATCAGCTGGCGCGGTTCGAGGCGGCCGGCTGGAGGGCCATCGATGCCGAGGTCAGCGCCGAGTCAGCGCCCCATGTCCTAGCTCGCCACATCGGTGATGCAGTCGGCCAGACATTGGCCCAGCTTCCAGCCGAGGAACGGGTCAAGGTGGCAAATCGTGTCCTTGAAGCGCTGGCAACGGCAAAGCCTTCGGATACGAGCAGCGCGGACGAAGCGTCCAGGGCCACGATTGTCGATGGCCCGCGGCAACTTTTGACATTGGCGAAGCAAGAAGCGCCCGGGGTATACGCCTTGCGTCCCCTGACCCCGCTGTCCGAGACCTCACTCATCACCAACTCGCCCGAAGACCTGAGTCTCGGCGCCGAGCTCAGGGCGGAGCTCGCCACGGCGGACCGCATCGACCTGCTCTGCGCGTTCGTGAAGTGGTACGGCATTCGCGTCCTGGAGGACTCCCTGCGTGCGGCGCGGGACCGCGGAGTGCCCATTCGTGTCATCACGACCACCTACATCGGCGCCACCGACCGCCAGGCACTCGACCGTCTGGTCCAGGACTTCGGCGCTACCGTCAAGGTCAACTACGAGATCCGCTCCACCCGGCTGCACGCCAAAGCCTGGCTCTTTAGGCGAAAGACGGGCTTTGACACCGCATACGTCGGCAGCTCGAACCTGTCGAAGGCGGCCCTGCTCGACGGGCTGGAGTGGAACGTACGGCTGTCATCCGTGGCGACACCTGCCGTGCTGAACAAGTTCGAGGCGACCTTTGACGCGTACTGGAACGACCCCGCCTTCGAGACATACGACCCCGACCTTCACGGCGCCCGCCTCGATGAAGCGCTGGCCCAGGCAAGTGGGGTCAGCTCCGGCGCAGAGGTAAAGATCAGCCTCTCTGGCCTTCAGGTACGCCCCTACCCCCACCAGCAGGACATGCTGGAACGGCTCACTGTCGAGCGGGAGCTTCGCGACCGGCATCGCAATCTCCTGGTCGCGGCAACCGGCACCGGGAAGACGGTGATGGCTGCACTGGACTATCGCAACCTGTGCCCCCGGGAAGGTGGCGCGGCCCGACCGCGGCTGCTGTTCGTGGCCCACCGCAAGGAGATCCTCAAGCAGTCGCTCCGCACTTACCGCGAGGTGTTGGACGATGCATCGTTTGGCGAGCTACTGCACGCAGGGCAGGACCCACGGGAGTGGAACCACGTCTTCGCCAGCGTCCAGTCCCTCAATGTTCGGCGCCTTGAGCAGTTGGCCCCCGATCACTTTGACATCATCGTCATTGACGAGTTCCACCACGCCACCGCCACCACCTACCGGCGAGTGATCGACCACTTCACGCCGAAGGAACTGCTGGGCCTGACAGCCACCCCGGAGCGGATGGATGGGCTCAACGTCCAGGACGAGTTCTTCGCGGGACGCATCGCTGCCGAGATGCGGCTCTGGGAAGCTTTGGAAAACGATCTCCTCTGCCCCTTCCACTATTTCGGCATCCCGGACGGCACGGATCTAACGAACCTTGGCTGGCAACAGGGTTCGTACACGGACCGGGACCTGGACAACCTCTATACCGGCAATCATGCGCGCGCCCGGATCGTGGTCAAACAGATCCGGGACAAGGTCTCCAACCCGGGTGCCATGCGGGCGCTGGGCTTCTGTGTGACCAAGGCGCACGCTCATTTCATGGCCGACTTCTTTCGGAAAGTCGGCTTCAACGCGGTGGCGCTCGACAGTGACTCGCCCGCCGAGGTGCGCTCCCGGGCGCTGGACGACCTGCGGAACGGCAAGCTTCAAGTGATCTTCTCGGTCGACCTGTTCAACGAGGGACTCGATATCCCCGACGTCGACACCCTGCTCCTCCTGCGCCCCACCAACAGCGCCACCATCTTTCTCCAGCAGCTGGGCCGAGGGCTCAGGCGAACCCCAGCGAAGCCTGTCCTCACGGTCCTTGACTTCATCGGACAGCACCGAGCCGAGTTCCGCTTTGAGGAACAGTTTCGCGCCCTGACCAATCTGTCCAGAAACCGGCTCCTGGAGCACATCCAGCACGACTTCCCTCAACTGCCATCCGGTTGTCAGATCATCCTGGAGGGCAAGTCGAAGGACCTCGTCATCGAGAACATCCGGACTCAGCTGGGTGCCACGGTGAAGACGCTAATGAAGGAGGTCAAGGATTACGGCACGCCTCGCCTCGCCGACTACCTCCGCGAGAGTCGTCGGGAGATCAAGGAGCTCTACAAGAGCGACAACTCATGGACGACGGTGCTGCGTCGCGCCGGCCTCATGGACGGAGCTGCATCCGCCGCAGAGGCTGCACTCCTCAAGCGCGTCCACGCCTTCCTCCATGTAGACGACCCAGACCGCGCCGACGCCTACCTGCGGCTCCTCCAGGACGATGCTCCGTCGTACGAGAGCCTGAGCCCAACCGACCAGTCGTACGCTCGCATGTTGTTCTTCAACCTCTGGGACAACGCGGGTGGCTTCACCAGCTACCAGGAGGGCCTGGAGACGCTGCGTACCCAGCGCGCGTTCCGGGATGAGCTCCGGCAGGTGCTTGCCCACGTCATGGAGCAGGCCGACCATGTCCCGCTCCCCTTGTCCGGCCATCTGAGCAAGGTCCCGCTGAGGGTGCACAGCGCCTACAACCGCTCGGAGATCCTCGCCGCCCTCGGCGTCGCCCGCTTCGGCGGCCAGATGCCCCGCTCCTTCGCCCAAGGAGTGCAATGGGTCGAAGAGCTGCAAACGGATGCTCTCCTGATCACCCTCGAAAAGAACGAACGGGACTTCTCACCCACCATCCGCTACAAGGACTACGCGCTGAGTCAGACCCTGTTCCACTGGGAGTCCCAGAACGCGACGGCCGCGAACTCCCCTACCGGTCTGCGTTACCAGCACCACGAGGAGCGCGGCAGCCACGTTCTCCTCTTCATGCGGCGCTACAAGAACACTGACATCGGTAAGCCTCATCCCTGGATGCTCCTGGGTCCCGCCACCTACGAACAGCACACCGGTAGCAAGCCCATGGCCATCACCTGGCGTCTGGAGAACCACCTGCCGGCCGACGTGTGGACCTATGCGGCCATCAACGCCGGCTAG
- a CDS encoding permease, with protein MRVTGESVHAEREGRGASRAEDEGTGALPRYWPLLLVGAAVVPGTLLFLVGRWGDAPAVQAWRTVCLAVTVQALPFLLLGTALSGAINAFVPERVFRRMLPRRPLLAVPVAGVAGVVLPGCECASVPVAGSLIGRGVPPAAAFAFLLSAPAINPVVLTATAIAFPGNPAMVLARLLASLATAVAMGWLWLRFGRSEWLRPAVRHSGHRAGRSRWDEFRAGFQHDFLHAGGFLVLGAMAAATFNVGVPRSVLAAFTGTPWLSVLFLAALAVLLAVCSEADAFLAASLTGFPPVARLAFMVVGPMVDLKLIALQAGTFGRAFAVRFSAATLVVAVVCSALIGGALL; from the coding sequence ATGCGCGTGACGGGGGAGTCGGTCCACGCCGAGCGGGAGGGGCGAGGAGCGTCCCGGGCGGAGGACGAGGGCACCGGGGCGCTGCCCCGGTACTGGCCGCTGCTGCTCGTCGGGGCCGCCGTCGTGCCCGGCACCCTGCTCTTCCTCGTCGGGCGGTGGGGCGACGCCCCGGCCGTGCAGGCGTGGCGGACCGTGTGCCTGGCGGTGACCGTGCAGGCGCTGCCGTTCCTGCTGCTCGGTACGGCCCTGTCCGGGGCGATCAACGCCTTCGTGCCCGAGCGGGTGTTCCGGCGCATGCTGCCCCGGCGGCCTCTGCTCGCCGTACCGGTGGCGGGGGTGGCGGGGGTGGTGCTGCCGGGGTGCGAGTGCGCGTCCGTGCCGGTGGCCGGCAGCCTCATCGGGCGGGGGGTCCCCCCGGCCGCCGCGTTCGCCTTCCTGCTGTCCGCGCCGGCCATCAACCCCGTCGTGCTCACCGCCACCGCGATCGCCTTCCCCGGCAACCCGGCCATGGTGCTGGCCCGGCTGCTCGCCTCCCTCGCGACGGCCGTCGCCATGGGCTGGCTGTGGCTGCGGTTCGGGCGCAGCGAGTGGCTGCGGCCCGCCGTACGGCACTCCGGGCACCGGGCCGGGCGCAGCCGGTGGGACGAGTTCCGGGCCGGGTTCCAGCACGACTTCCTGCACGCCGGCGGGTTCCTCGTGCTCGGCGCGATGGCGGCCGCCACCTTCAACGTCGGCGTCCCGCGCTCGGTGCTCGCCGCCTTCACCGGCACGCCCTGGCTGTCCGTGCTCTTCCTGGCCGCCCTCGCCGTGCTGCTCGCCGTCTGCTCCGAGGCGGACGCCTTCCTCGCCGCCTCGCTCACCGGGTTCCCGCCGGTGGCACGGCTGGCGTTCATGGTGGTGGGCCCCATGGTCGACCTGAAGCTGATCGCCCTCCAGGCGGGCACCTTCGGGCGGGCCTTCGCCGTACGGTTCTCCGCCGCCACCCTCGTCGTCGCCGTCGTGTGCAGCGCGCTGATCGGAGGTGCCCTCCTGTGA
- a CDS encoding TIGR03943 family protein — MKRTLQSGLLVLCGLGLLRVSLVTDLCLRYVKESMRPLLIASGCVLVLLGVVGAVLDRKRQRREYDTHGPDHSPATHGHDHSQVPRVAWLLLLPALSLLCYAPPALGAYTASRQPPEPIARQGEFAPLAAVSPLPMTLSNFTSRVQQDRARAIKGRTVLMTGIVTPHGKGSWDLTRIIINCCAADAQSVKVRVYGGPVLPADTWVTVTGTWHRGGTLGTASAAVALDARTVEKVPRPLNGYQDALPLPTTRTP; from the coding sequence GTGAAGCGGACCCTGCAATCGGGACTGCTGGTGCTGTGCGGGCTCGGGCTGCTGCGCGTCTCCCTCGTCACCGATCTGTGCCTGCGGTACGTCAAGGAGAGCATGCGGCCCCTGCTCATCGCCTCCGGGTGCGTGCTGGTGCTGCTGGGGGTCGTCGGCGCGGTCCTCGACCGGAAGCGGCAGCGGCGGGAGTACGACACCCACGGGCCCGATCACTCCCCTGCGACCCACGGGCACGACCACTCCCAGGTGCCCCGCGTCGCCTGGCTGTTGCTGCTGCCCGCGCTCAGCCTCCTCTGCTACGCCCCGCCCGCCCTCGGTGCCTACACCGCCTCCCGGCAGCCGCCCGAACCCATCGCCCGGCAGGGCGAGTTCGCGCCGCTGGCCGCCGTCTCGCCGCTGCCCATGACCCTGTCCAACTTCACCAGCCGGGTGCAGCAGGACCGCGCGCGGGCCATCAAGGGGCGCACCGTCCTGATGACCGGCATCGTCACCCCGCACGGGAAGGGCAGCTGGGATCTCACCCGGATCATCATCAACTGCTGTGCGGCGGACGCCCAGTCGGTGAAGGTGCGGGTGTACGGCGGTCCCGTGCTGCCTGCCGATACGTGGGTCACCGTCACCGGGACCTGGCACCGCGGCGGCACGCTGGGTACCGCTTCCGCGGCGGTCGCGCTGGACGCCCGTACCGTCGAGAAGGTGCCCCGGCCCCTCAACGGCTACCAGGACGCCCTCCCGCTGCCCACCACGCGCACTCCCTGA
- a CDS encoding class E sortase, translating to MRTAAGVRVVGHGDRRRRARCRRLLWSGGELLVTAGALLLLLVVHQLWWTDREARQGAERKVAALEREWGPRADGPVPGAGPPAPTTRAPTTPGPRTPNPSRQPSYATTVRPRPSQAYAVLVVPRLGLRVPVAEGVGKAAVLDKGYVGHYPGTQQPGQEGNFALAGHRNTHGEPFRYLPRLRRGDAVEVETRTATYTYDVDSVLPRTSAMDSGVVRAVPRSLVRPGYGYREPGHYITLTTCTPEFTSRYRMAVWGKLVSVRPR from the coding sequence ATGCGGACCGCGGCGGGTGTCCGGGTCGTCGGGCACGGGGACCGGCGCCGGCGTGCCCGGTGCCGGCGACTCCTGTGGAGCGGCGGCGAACTGCTCGTCACCGCCGGGGCGTTGCTCCTGCTGCTGGTGGTGCACCAGCTGTGGTGGACCGACCGGGAGGCGCGGCAGGGAGCCGAGCGGAAGGTCGCGGCGCTGGAGCGGGAGTGGGGGCCGCGCGCCGACGGCCCTGTGCCGGGGGCGGGTCCGCCCGCGCCCACGACCCGCGCGCCCACGACACCCGGGCCCCGCACGCCGAATCCGTCACGGCAGCCGTCGTACGCCACCACCGTCCGCCCCCGCCCCTCCCAGGCGTACGCCGTTCTCGTCGTCCCCCGGCTCGGGCTGCGCGTCCCCGTCGCGGAGGGCGTCGGCAAGGCGGCCGTCCTGGACAAGGGGTACGTCGGCCACTACCCGGGCACCCAGCAGCCGGGCCAGGAAGGCAACTTCGCGCTCGCCGGGCACCGGAACACCCACGGGGAGCCCTTCCGGTACCTGCCCCGGCTGCGGCGCGGGGACGCCGTCGAGGTGGAGACGCGGACGGCGACGTACACGTACGACGTGGACAGCGTGCTGCCGCGGACCTCGGCGATGGACTCGGGGGTCGTACGGGCCGTTCCGCGCTCCCTCGTCCGGCCCGGGTACGGGTACCGCGAGCCGGGGCACTACATCACGCTCACCACCTGCACACCCGAGTTCACCTCCCGGTACCGGATGGCGGTGTGGGGGAAGCTGGTGTCGGTCCGCCCCCGGTAG
- a CDS encoding helix-turn-helix domain-containing protein: MALGKDYATQECSIARALEIVGERWTLLVVRDALYGVRRYNDFLVHLGIPRAVLAARLQTLTAEGILDKRRYQESPPRDEYVLTERGIALWPTLRALGVWGRDHFTDTRLRYFRHAACGTELGPYGECARCGTIVPVADVVMEPGPGLDPDPADPVSRALLKPRRLLEPMETDQA; the protein is encoded by the coding sequence ATGGCACTGGGCAAGGACTACGCGACACAGGAGTGCTCGATCGCCCGCGCGCTCGAGATCGTCGGCGAGCGCTGGACGCTGCTCGTCGTACGCGACGCGCTCTACGGTGTACGGCGCTACAACGACTTCCTCGTCCACCTCGGCATCCCGCGCGCCGTCCTCGCCGCCCGGCTCCAGACGCTGACCGCGGAGGGGATCCTGGACAAGCGCCGGTACCAGGAGTCGCCGCCCCGCGACGAGTACGTGCTCACCGAGCGCGGCATCGCCCTGTGGCCCACCCTGCGCGCCCTCGGGGTCTGGGGCCGCGACCACTTCACCGACACCCGGCTGCGCTACTTCCGGCACGCCGCCTGCGGCACCGAACTCGGCCCGTACGGCGAATGCGCCCGGTGCGGAACCATCGTGCCGGTCGCCGACGTTGTCATGGAGCCGGGCCCCGGACTCGATCCGGACCCGGCGGATCCGGTCAGCCGCGCACTGCTCAAGCCGCGGCGGCTGCTGGAGCCCATGGAGACCGACCAGGCATAA
- a CDS encoding DUF6412 domain-containing protein, which yields MSRGPGRALAFLLAPLLLLLPLALLDTGGLTTAVALAATAAAGSALALCTLIAAGCAPAVPPTRIRTAIRDRARRTVFLPQRDPDARGRRRPRAPGRTLPATAA from the coding sequence ATGAGCCGCGGGCCCGGCCGCGCCCTTGCGTTCCTGCTGGCCCCCCTGCTCCTCCTGCTCCCCCTCGCCCTCCTCGACACCGGCGGCCTCACCACCGCCGTTGCCCTCGCCGCGACCGCCGCCGCCGGTTCCGCGCTCGCCCTGTGCACGCTGATCGCCGCCGGCTGCGCACCCGCCGTACCGCCGACCCGCATCCGGACGGCGATACGCGACCGGGCCCGGCGCACGGTCTTCCTGCCCCAGCGTGATCCCGACGCGCGCGGCCGCCGCAGGCCCCGGGCGCCCGGACGGACCCTTCCGGCGACCGCCGCGTAG
- a CDS encoding membrane protein insertase YidC, whose product MSVFPVFAHLVERLADLLAPLCHGSATAAAIVLFTALVRLLVHPLSRAAARGQRARAALQPRIAELRERHGKDQERFRKALLELHTEEKVSPLSGILPSLLQLPAFFLLYHLFSSASGNALLGHRLFAAPLGGRWADTLAGDGLFGGAGVVYLALFALVAGVATFNYLRTRKQMAQNPVMAAAGGEERVPGLGAVGKVMPFLSFLTLVSVAVVPLAAALYVVTSTTWSAVERAALYRQP is encoded by the coding sequence ATGTCCGTCTTCCCCGTGTTCGCACACCTGGTCGAGCGGCTCGCCGACCTGCTCGCACCGCTCTGCCACGGCTCCGCGACCGCCGCCGCGATCGTCCTGTTCACCGCGCTCGTACGACTCCTCGTCCACCCCCTCTCCCGTGCCGCCGCCCGGGGACAGCGGGCCCGCGCCGCGCTCCAGCCGAGAATCGCCGAACTGCGCGAGCGGCACGGCAAGGACCAGGAGCGGTTCCGCAAGGCGCTGCTGGAACTGCACACCGAGGAAAAGGTCTCGCCCCTGTCCGGCATCCTGCCGAGCCTGCTCCAGCTCCCCGCGTTCTTCCTCCTGTACCACCTCTTCTCCAGCGCCTCGGGCAACGCGCTGCTCGGCCACCGGCTGTTCGCCGCGCCGCTCGGCGGACGCTGGGCCGACACGCTCGCCGGGGACGGCCTGTTCGGCGGCGCCGGGGTGGTCTACCTGGCGCTCTTCGCCCTGGTCGCGGGCGTCGCCACCTTCAACTACCTGCGCACGCGGAAGCAGATGGCGCAGAACCCGGTCATGGCCGCCGCCGGTGGCGAGGAGCGGGTGCCGGGGCTCGGGGCGGTCGGCAAGGTGATGCCGTTCCTGTCCTTCCTCACCCTGGTCAGCGTGGCCGTCGTACCGCTGGCCGCCGCGTTGTACGTCGTCACCAGTACGACGTGGAGCGCGGTGGAGCGGGCGGCGCTGTACCGGCAGCCGTAG
- a CDS encoding fumarylacetoacetate hydrolase family protein, translating to MKLLRVGTAGAERPALLGADGTLRDLSALVDDIDGALLADAAALGRVREAADAGGLPVLDAAGLRVGPPLGRIGKIVCIGLNYHDHARETGAEPPAEPVVFFKAPDTVVGPHDTVLVPRGSAKTDWEVELAVVIGRPARYLASAEEGLAHVAGYAVAHDVSEREFQIERGGTWDKGKNCETFNPLGPWLVTADEVPDPQRLSLRLWVNGELKQDGTTAEQIFPVGEVVRYVSRFMTLYPGDVINTGTPAGVAMGHPEPKPYLRAGDVVELEVEGLGRQRQEFKDA from the coding sequence ATGAAGTTGCTGCGAGTCGGTACGGCGGGGGCCGAGCGGCCCGCGCTGCTCGGCGCCGACGGAACCCTGCGCGACCTGTCCGCACTCGTGGACGACATCGACGGGGCGCTGCTCGCCGACGCCGCCGCGCTCGGACGGGTGCGGGAGGCGGCCGACGCCGGTGGACTGCCCGTACTGGACGCGGCGGGGCTGCGGGTCGGGCCGCCGCTCGGGCGGATCGGCAAGATCGTGTGCATCGGGCTGAACTACCACGACCACGCGCGCGAGACCGGCGCCGAGCCGCCCGCCGAGCCGGTCGTCTTCTTCAAGGCGCCGGACACGGTGGTCGGGCCGCACGACACCGTGCTCGTGCCGCGCGGCTCCGCCAAGACCGACTGGGAGGTGGAGCTGGCCGTCGTCATCGGGCGCCCGGCGCGCTACCTGGCGTCGGCCGAGGAGGGGCTCGCGCATGTCGCCGGGTACGCGGTCGCGCACGACGTCTCCGAGCGCGAGTTCCAGATCGAGCGGGGCGGCACCTGGGACAAGGGCAAGAACTGCGAGACGTTCAACCCGCTCGGCCCCTGGCTGGTGACGGCGGACGAGGTCCCGGACCCGCAGCGGCTGTCGCTGAGGCTGTGGGTCAACGGGGAGCTGAAACAGGACGGCACGACGGCCGAGCAGATCTTCCCGGTCGGCGAAGTGGTGCGCTACGTCAGCCGGTTCATGACGCTGTACCCCGGCGATGTGATCAACACGGGGACGCCGGCCGGAGTGGCGATGGGGCATCCCGAGCCGAAGCCGTATCTGCGCGCCGGAGACGTGGTGGAACTGGAGGTCGAGGGCCTCGGGCGGCAGCGGCAGGAGTTCAAGGACGCGTAG